A region from the Benincasa hispida cultivar B227 chromosome 12, ASM972705v1, whole genome shotgun sequence genome encodes:
- the LOC120092576 gene encoding microsomal glutathione S-transferase 3 translates to MAAIDLLPREYGYVVLVLVLYSFLNFWMAGQVGRARKKYKVFYPNLYALESENKDAKLFNCVQRGHQNSLEMMPLFFMLMILGGIGHPCLSASFGILYVVSRFFYFKGYATGVPEKRLTIGKFSFLALLGLMVCTISFAVKLLRD, encoded by the exons ATGGCCGCAATCGACCTTCTCCCCAGAGAATATGGCTACGTCGTCCTCGTTCTTGTCCTCTACTCCTTTCTCAATTTCTGGATGGCCGGTCAGGTCGGCCGCGCTCGCAAGAA GTATAAGGTCTTTTACCCTAATTTATACGCTCTCGAATCCGAGAACAAGGATGCTAAGCTCTTCAATTGTGTCCAG AGGGGGCACCAGAATTCACTGGAAATGATGCCTCTGTTCTTCATGCTTATGATTTTGGGAGGAATTGGGCATCCTTGCCTTAGCGCTTCGTTTGGGATTCTCTACGTCGTGTCTCGATTCTTCTACTTCAAAGGTTACGCTACCGGCGTGCCTGAAAAGCGCCTCACCATCGG GAAATTTTCTTTTCTGGCGTTGCTTGGTTTGATGGTTTGCACAATCTCGTTTGCTGTTAAGCTTCTTCGTGATTAA